The Porites lutea chromosome 11, jaPorLute2.1, whole genome shotgun sequence genome contains the following window.
GCAGTAGAGCCAAAATTCGACTAAATCGATGAATTCACGCTTAGATACATCAAAGATGAATCTTCTTTATTGTATGTAAAATATCACGATATTTATCGTTCGTGTAGACCTCAGTATattatttctcatacaacgtCTCAACGAGCGCTTGTAACGCGATACCAACTCGGTCGTCAGGaatgtaaattacattttacTCTCGTAACGTACGTGAGCTTGGGACGCCTGTGATGCTACCTCTAGAACTTCATCAAAATTGCATTCGTCTCTTTAGGAGACTAACCAAGAGAGATAAGCAAAATAACAGTTGATGTAAACGTGGCCAAATACAGCGTTCTTTATCAATTATGAGTTCATATTTCGCGCtatttttaccacattttttacTTTGGTCTGCGATTTCCTCACAGATGCTGTTTGAACTGGAAGGGTATGAAGATGATCTTGACTATCGTTCCATTCCCCTGTCACCAAAGACTCCATGTTCAGAAGCTCTGGGTATCATAGTCAAGAAGTTTAAGTTGCCTGGTAAAGTCAGTGAATACTACCTGGTGGAGGTTTCCGAAGAGAACGAAGGTAAAGCCATGGAtttgtttccttgaaaaacaaagaaaaaagcactttatttgagtgtcaaggtatttagcaAGGAAGTACTTACTGGGGAcgctatttttacgtctcctactggagacggaaCCGCCATTTTACGTTGTTGTCCGAGGTACGCGAAAGTCGAGCCGTTTGCAaggcaaagggagtaccttcatttctcagttattttaagactttGAGTGTTGGTCTGGCCCAGGAATCGAACttgcgacctcccgctctgcagtcaagcgctctaccaactgaACTAATCCTGccgcgataaaaaaaaaaaaagaaagaaagaaatacaaaaacaaacgaGGCAAAAGGTGTTACGGAAGAAATTTCAGTCCATAGGATTTCATTTAGTCAGCTAGCAAAAAAACTGTAGTTTAGGACACTCCTTGATTAAGGGTTCACTTCTCTGGTCTCTGCAATTATCGTAAGAATTTTTGAGACTCCCTGCAGTGGTTCATGGAATATATCCCAACCCCACAAACGTTTTCAGTGTTTTCTTCACCTGACATCCCGACGCGGTAAGTGTTGGTCAACATTgcgggtgttttttttttttaatttttcttgcagGGAAGGAGGTGTTCATTTCTACTTAAGTTCGGACCAAAACTAAGGCCAAGGCCAAttgtcgaacttttcatgagacgaaccaaacttaatGAGTTGTAAATTcataaaaagttcgacgtctggctcagttaagttcgtctgaatgagtttggatcgtccaacacgttgtATCAGCATCCGTCTGCTTCAAACGggtagaacgtctgaagatcgtgtctgggacaaacgtcgatcctcacttgcgacgaactaaactaataaattaaaaatttgtatgatattgtatatttagcctcgttgggaagaaaatttattaaaattgcgTTTTGGTCTGTTTCAGTTGATTGGATTTACGCGTCCTAATTttgacgtctgacccaacaaaCAATCTCAACTTACCTTAGGTctacccaaattagagtttggttcgtctcaggCCTAACAGAAGAAACATCGAAGATGAAAACGCTTTCGCTGAAGCGTCCAATGAGTTTTGTCAATGATTGTTTAGTGTCCCCGCTGTATAGTCTTGTCCTTACATTTTTCCTACCTTCTTACACGTGACAGATGACAGAGAAGAGGTCGCAGATCACGTGTGTCCCTTGAGACTGCAAATGGCTTGGAGCGCCCCTGATCACGTGTTCAGACTTTGTAGAAGAGCATCTGAAGACGTCAAGGATGAGGATAGCAAAGACACATTAGATGGCTGGTTAGTAATGCTCTTACAAACAGTGATTAAGGTCAATGCTAGAAGAGATTTGGGTCACTGAATTTTCAGAAAAGAAAGTGTCTCTCATTGGCTTCGTTCCAATTAATTCTGCCTTGGTTTTTAAAACTATACCCAACTCTCCTAGCTGGCTTTCAATGTTAACCTGcttgtctttttaattttattctatttatttatttagtttgtttgttAGTCAATTAACCAGAATCTACCTGCGGCATCAATATTAGAAAAgacacattagggccatttatacgaggaacaataagacgcgtcttatctaataagacgcgtcttagctaagccgcgtcttattttagacgaaatgtgccgtttatacggaaagttcgcgtcttatttaggacgcgtcttatttttcctcgtataaatggccctattgttccAAACGACATTTCCCACGTCAACTCTGtcgaagagaagagaagagaagagaagagaatgtttccttaaggtgactcgacccagtttttttgggggggtaccatcctactttgaagctctctggtatccccacctttacttttatcgtaagtctaacacatagaatggataacatatagatcaatctacaatataacataaaattttgggcgatcggagtaaatgtcacgtggttataatgccacgcccctttgaggtctgagtcaaaaatctgctgttgccggcattttttcgtaaaaatctctcggctacacatagtgcgcattagtgccttacgctgaacagagtttcaccaaaatcgcaaagacccaattcgagaaattcagcggtttccaaatttaggtcataatttatgcgaaaatgataagcaaactttacacggattatatctaataaactatgagattcatctctttattttgggcatcgttataacagatgggtccttgcaagtcagcaaaacgctttagggccttgtaaatgcgcgcgatttcgagcaaagcaaacatatagaaattatagttttcgctatttgttgacgtttgtcagcgtttaggagtccttctcacgaaaaaagcattttcttaaaaattcgtagttttttttccttcaaatttttacagggccacaattgattaactaactacccggactctgaatttcatggtcattgaaaaactgtgacattatcttctataagcccaaacttgagtgaacattgaagatttttagcgttttggctgagtttgtgctttgggagttgtctattgtttctagtctgtcattatacagcattcttgttcagcacgcgtgcaatgaccacgcttggctgacttccgaatgctcaccgagatataataattttggtacagtgagacaggccatcgcgtgatacatagaggtttaactcacaatttttaatcaattctcgtgcttcttgtgcctttgcaaaaaaatcaagaagtgctacacactaaatctacttactattaaaaaaatatcattttttcataggtttaatgcaagccaataattaaaccaactcgtgacgtgaatatctcggtgagcattcggaagtcagccaagcgtggtcattgcacgcgtgctgaacaagaatgctgtataatgacagactagaaacaatagacaactcccaaagcacaaactcagccaaaacgctaaaaatcttcaatgtttactcaagtttgggcttatagaagataatgtcacagtttttcaatgaccatgaaattcagagtccgggtagttagttaatcaattgtggccctgtaaaaatttgaaggaaaaaaaactacgaatttttaagaaaatgcttttttcgtgagaaggactcttaaacgctgacaaacgtcaacaaatagcgaaaactataatttctatatgtttgctttgctcgaaatcgcgcgcatttacaaggccctaaagcgttttgctgacttgcaaggacccatctgttataacgatgcccaaaataaagagatgaatctcatagtttattagatataatccgtgtaaagtttgcttatcattttcgcataaattatgacctaaatttggaaaccgctgaatttctcgaattgggtctttgcgattttggtgaaactctgttcagcgtaaggcactaatgcgcactatgtgtagccgagagattttcacgaaaaaatgctggcaacagcagatttttgactcagacctcaaaggggcgtggcattataaccacgtgacatttactccgatcgcccaaaattttatgttatattgtagattgatctatatgttatccattctatgtgttagacttacgataaaagtaaaggtggggataccagagagcttcaaagtaggatggtaccccccaaaaaaaactgggtcgagtcaccttaacatTAAGTTCTTTATATTCAAAGGGAATATTGTGTTTAGATGGGATATCGCAGACCTTGTCTGTGCCTTAAAGTTGTCAGTTTTAGAGCGAATGTAATTTTTCTTGCTTCATTTTTCAAGGACGACAGATGCTACTGAAGATATTTCTCAAGAGCAAGCAGTTCACTCCGAAGCATCTTCGGTGCGAGGGGGCGAGGACGAGCTCGAGACACATGGTGGAATCGAGAGGGACGAAATCGTGGAAGAAACCAGTGAAGACTTGATGGACGGATTGGTTCGTCTTGATAGCGTGATCGAGGAAGAATCCGAAGCTATCGCTTCTCAGGAACTGGAAACTGTCAAACAAGAACTAATGATAAAAGAAGAACAACTCCGCGATCTACGGTTAAGAAGTGATACGCTTCGTGAGAAGGAGCTCGAAATCGAGAGTTTGTTGCAGGAAAACGAGAAGCTGAAACGGCGAGGTGAAGATCTTGGTAAGCTTCAAATTGAGATTGAGAATCTGCGGCGTGAAAACGAGGAGTTAAGGATACAAGAGCGGACTAACAGCGAACTGAATAATAAAGTTGATGTCCTTGCCGAGAAAGAGCGGGAGATTGAAGAGCTTCGTTTGCAGAATAAACAACTCCAGAGAAAGGCGCAAGAGATTGAAGGCAAGTTTGATTCTGAGATTACTCTCCGGGATCGCGAAATCGAACGGCTTTACACTCGAAACAACGAACTTTACACTAAGGAGAAAGTTTTGGAGTCCTTACAAGAAAGAAGCAATGCGCTTGATTCACAAGAAAAAGAATTGGAGACACTAAAGGCTGTAAATGAAGAATTTAAAACCAAGCAACTTGAGATGGCTTCAGAGTTGAAAGAGATTCAAGAAAAGAACGAAGAACTGTTAATCGGAGTTGCTCAAGCCGAGAAGTTGAAGGAAATTAATCGAGAATTATGTCAGAAGATTGACGAGGGTGAAATTCTAAGACAGGAATTAGGCAAGAGCGAGGCAGAGAAGAAAGAGTTGAGAGAGAAAATTGTCGTATTTGAGCGCGAGGGAAGAGAAGCACAAACAGCTGGCGCGGAGGAAGCCGAAAGgctaagaaaggaaaatcatgCTTTGGCAACACAGTGCAAAGACgcggaagaaatgaaaaagaatattataaagTTGACAGCGCAGATGCGAGATATGGAAACTCGTAGTCAAGAGCAAGCTgataaatttgataaaaaacTTAAAGAGTTCGAGTCCGAGAAAAAACAGTTGCTGGAGAGAATAGCCGAACTGGAAGCTCGCGAAGAGAATGAGACAAAAGCAGAAAACAGCGACAAGGAGATGGAAGATTTAAAACTCGAAAACATCTTTCTTGTGGAAAGGACGAAAGAAATCAATGAATTGAAGTCTGCTTTAGCCAAGATGGCGGCAGAAGCGAAAGAGAATGAGTCTTTTaaacagaaatataaagaaCTGAGAGATGTGGAGAGTGTAAGTAACCATTGTAACAGTCGGCCGGCAGCGGTTGATGTTAGAATGTTCGTTTAATAATCGTAACAATCGGGCATCTCCCTTGCATAGCTTTGTTAAACAGATAGTGCAGTCAACACGACTGAGTGCTTCCTGAAAGGGGTTACGCCGTCACGCCATTTCTGTGCTATCTTTGTAAAAACTTAGAACTTTTCTCGCAGCAAttgagtttgaaaaaaaatggtccAAGCCCGATAACACTTGCATTGTGTTGAGTTGGAAACCCTATCTCGGCCCACAAtgttcattttttaatttcacaaCCAATCTCGATTTCAGGTGCACCTTTTGGCCCCGGCAGTGTTATGTTTGTTTTGCAgacttttattttattacaagaATAACTGAAAGACCGTACTTGTACATTATTTCTTCGCAGTATTTGAGCAAGCAAGTGAACGCTGCCGAGACCATTGCCCGTCAGAAGgacaaaaagttgaaagaggCTGAAAACAAGATTACCACTTTGGTAAGCCAGTCAGACTAAGCAAAACAGTTGTATTTTCACCCCGTTTTGGGGCTTCTCGTAGTTTGTGTTTCCTAGTCGATCGTTTCTTGCATGGTCTCCCGCGAAACCATCTGTCTGTTTTACCTCGCTTTGCATTCTTCACACGTCCTCCTGCTTGGCTACCGGTactattaaaaattttttatgcCTTCCATAATTCGATTCTGTGTTTTGTGCAATTAACTTAGCTGACATTTGACCAAATTATGCATTTGAGCCGTAATGAAAACTTTTGGCTTTGTGTTTACGCAAATGGCGTTTTAattgtcatcgtcatcatcatcatcaccatcatcatcattattatcatttttatgcATAGTTATTCTGCTTTTTGAAGAAATGCTTCGCCCAAAAAACGTTCTTCTTCCCATTTTCTTACAGACTGAAGCAGTGAAAGACATGGAGGCTAAACTTGAGGAACATGAGCAGAACAGAATATATCTAAACCAGTTGCTGAGTATGCTCAGAGACCGCGACCCCACCCTTTTGCACGTGATCAACACCTCACTTGCGCAAAAGTATGTACTGGTTATTAAATTAGGTCACATTGGCCCATGGAAAAACAAGAAAGGGATCTGAAGttttatatttccttttccTATATTGTCGAAAAGCGGGCTTTACTAGACGAGCCAAGAGCCCATGGGGGTTAGCGAAAACAATTGATTCAGACTGTAAGTCTGAAAGATAAGACAAGCCGCGCGCAGAAAAAAGGTTACAATTTGGGCGAGCACGTTCGCAAGAGGGCACCTTTTTCCTCCTCGTTTGCTACAGTTTTACCTGAGCTCTGAGTTGAGGTAGATATGTGTGctttgtttttacaataattgtAAGGTTGATATGAAGTGAGCGTTCTAAATTGTTAGAGCGGATAAGAATCGGTGAGCCACTCTCCAATGCTGATAtttgaaatgaataataaataattaaatcctttttcctttttttgcagtGAGCCGGAGGAATGGTGCTGAATATTGACGTGGCTTTTAGTCGCGAGCCCTCAGACTTAATCCAAGTGGTACTTTAGTAATAAAAGGCTGAAGAGAGCACAGCTAATAGATCTGTAGTGAAAATCCAAACTAATGGAGCAGAGAAACCGGTCTACTTGGACCGTAGGTAGTGTGAATAAAGGCGCCTCGCATTTTGTGTTAATCAAGTGAGTCACGTGGTCTGCTAATTCAGCGAATGAGCGGCCCAATTTATCATCTTCTAACACGACTGCGACGCGGTGACACCACGTTTACAGCACGACATCCTTCGTGCTATACATCGTAACGCTATAAAAGACTGTTGCAGGACTTATAAACGTTTTTTGTACTTGAAATATCTGTGAATAATAACATAAGTTTATATTGTTGAAGAAGTTGCGAAACGAAAGGCTCAGCAATTTAGCGAAGCAACTCAAGCAACATGTATGCAAGGCTTGCTTGGCATAAATCTCGACATTGATGGTGCGAAATTGGCAATTCAGTTGATTCCTTTTTTTGACTCATAAAACTGGCCGTAACATAAGCATTCGCGGAAGTACAAAGAAACAAAGTCGACGCGTGAGTATAAATATCGCTTGAATGTAACTCACACGTTCTTATTTGGATATATTTTGTTTTGAGTCAGTTAAAACGTAGGCCGTCATTTTGTTAGAAATCGGCCGGAAAACAGGTTCGTTCAGTATTTCTGCAGGGCTCATAGAAATCCGAGGGTTTAATAATACTATCAACCTTATTAGTTAATGATAAATTGAAGTGAACGTATACTGAACATATCCTAAAAAAAATCGTGTTTAGTTATAGCGTAGAAAAGGACATTTATTTATTAACAGTAACAGCGGACATGCCATTATCAAGagtaaaatttcaaatataGCTTCACTGAGAAGAGATATTGTTTATAAATAGCAAATTTATGTCATTTACAAAAGAAGGGTATTCAATACTATGCAAATCAGTAATGTATTACAAACAAACACATTTGTGACTCACAATTATTCTTAAGGAGTAGAACTCTGCTTTTTTGCTTAAACCCAAAGATCTGTAAAAACAGTTTTACTGGTTAGGTGTAAGGTGTAGGAGACAGCAAGGAATGGGAGCTTAACGCGGGCCATTACTTAGCGAGATTACAGACTGATAACTGCGATTCAGGTTTCTAGAGGTTACTCTTGTCGCAGATTCCCGCCCAGGATTGCCAGGGAACAGTCAGAGAAAAACTTAGTTCATTCTTCAAGTTTTCTGAAAAGTCCGGGAATCTATTTTTAGGGTTTCATGACGGAATGACATTCCATAGTTAGTGACGAACAAGTTTCGTGAAGACGTGAAGAGATCGACAGTAGTTGTAAGGTCTGCTAAAGAAGCTAAGAATGGGAGGTGCAAGACCAGTGAAATAGTTTTTATGGTGTTAAGGTCAGGGATAagccttcattttttttttcggctctaaAGATTGGCAACCTTGCAAGAGCGGGAACGGAAAGCCTGTGGCGCAAGATTTGGACAGCCCAAAAGCACGCAGAACTTTCTCCACTCTTGACAAAGGCTGTTCAAACCTTTCcttcaggcttttttttttttttcggggttGAAGAGGAGTAATGGCGTGTTCGTTATTCCATCATTCGAACTCGAAGATTTCCGATATTCTTTTCCTCTTTTCCTCTTCTCCTGATTTTCTTATCACCAGGCTCTTAGATGCAGTTATATCCTGGCTTACTAATATAGTTATACGAAAGGCTTCCGAGTGAAGTACTCTGTACGCCgcaaataataattcggtgCATCGAGAAGCCAGTCAAAGCACAGAATAGTCTGATGCCTTGGTTAGAAAATTCATGTGAGTAATAGAGGAAACCGTCCAGGTGGAGCATTTTTCATCATGTTAATATAGAAATTTAGTAGTAACGAGATATCTCAATTTAAGGAAACCTCTTCAGACACTTTTTCTAACAGATGATTGGGAATACTAAAATGCAAAGATGATAATTATGCGTACATTTGTAATCATTTTCATATATAAAGGCTATTTTAACAGATGAATTTGTATTTAATAAAGTATTTTCCACCCAACTGAAGCAATTTATTGATGGGTTTATGTCTGTGTTTCGAGAACAAAATTACTGTATTATATTCGTGTAATGTAGAGTTTTTTTGAATTCTGAAGTCTTCAGCTTGCATGTGATAGGGGGTGCTCACGTACATCAAGCCAAGCGCATAACTTATTCAAGTTTCCAAGCTACTTTTCAGGCATAAATTATGTTGACTTTGAATAACTAAATTGGCTGCAATCTTAAGCATTTGATCTTATCGGTCTTCACGTCCGACTGCAATAAGGATTTCGTCGAACATGGGCAAATTTTAGTAAGACATTTGGGCTGGGTCTTGTGAGTACTACACAAGAGCCCTCCTATTTTAAGAACGGTTTATGCAATTTAGTGACCTCTGGCAACTTGGCCATCGCAAATTGATTTTAAAACGGCCGTCCCTCTGTTAGAAAGGCTTATTTTGTTTGATGTCAAGTGAG
Protein-coding sequences here:
- the LOC140952952 gene encoding uncharacterized protein isoform X3, with amino-acid sequence MLILEVVERPLHFLIEIEVGGIEDPDLDRDEENGMLDQHSPVQDIAVFSESEVEEIDEMLFDPPPMFASSDEGDRDDAGEVHIMDYGYEVHAPSPVIPPSLLEQQPRDEKRFHNLALDVWTEEDCVDWLDFIGLGHFTAEFKENHVDGKMLKNINFQLLEEIGIDSPDEREVILSEIYRRFHPEEEDMFEMEIQGALQSASEQERMKIMAVLNALRSPAFQAELGIGSSTGSSSPRDSETGYQMASETGSISSSMSGGSHDHHPDMPPPPPPPSWSQSDTMPRDYNVHDTKDKGKKGKKQRKSSKDKDKLGEKEPKSEKQHKKHKGVSKLLESLSIGSGSSKLTKLFQHHHTSSSSSPSKKLNPTMQYLLQAGPQGLVRIWPTALSEEMNYCSFMINMTTTCAEVIKLVLGKYAVVDDPRRFYISEKSLGKGGSYSDLSDTDCPLLLQCSWSDPDKHRFELRCTSDGVIKMLFELEGYEDDLDYRSIPLSPKTPCSEALGIIVKKFKLPGKVSEYYLVEVSEENEDDREEVADHVCPLRLQMAWSAPDHVFRLCRRASEDVKDEDSKDTLDGWTTDATEDISQEQAVHSEASSVRGGEDELETHGGIERDEIVEETSEDLMDGLVRLDSVIEEESEAIASQELETVKQELMIKEEQLRDLRLRSDTLREKELEIESLLQENEKLKRRGEDLGKLQIEIENLRRENEELRIQERTNSELNNKVDVLAEKEREIEELRLQNKQLQRKAQEIEGKFDSEITLRDREIERLYTRNNELYTKEKVLESLQERSNALDSQEKELETLKAVNEEFKTKQLEMASELKEIQEKNEELLIGVAQAEKLKEINRELCQKIDEGEILRQELGKSEAEKKELREKIVVFEREGREAQTAGAEEAERLRKENHALATQCKDAEEMKKNIIKLTAQMRDMETRSQEQADKFDKKLKEFESEKKQLLERIAELEAREENETKAENSDKEMEDLKLENIFLVERTKEINELKSALAKMAAEAKENESFKQKYKELRDVESYLSKQVNAAETIARQKDKKLKEAENKITTLTEAVKDMEAKLEEHEQNRIYLNQLLSMLRDRDPTLLHVINTSLAQNEPEEWC
- the LOC140952952 gene encoding uncharacterized protein isoform X4, with the translated sequence MSDSFGGIEDPDLDRDEENGMLDQHSPVQDIAVFSESEVEEIDEMLFDPPPMFASSDEGDRDDAGEVHIMDYGYEVHAPSPVIPPSLLEQQPRDEKRFHNLALDVWTEEDCVDWLDFIGLGHFTAEFKENHVDGKMLKNINFQLLEEIGIDSPDEREVILSEIYRRFHPEEEDMFEMEIQGALQSASEQERMKIMAVLNALRSPAFQAELGIGSSTGSSSPRDSETGYQMASETGSISSSMSGGSHDHHPDMPPPPPPPSWSQSDTMPRDYNVHDTKDKGKKGKKQRKSSKDKDKLGEKEPKSEKQHKKHKGVSKLLESLSIGSGSSKLTKLFQHHHTSSSSSPSKKLNPTMQYLLQAGPQGLVRIWPTALSEEMNYCSFMINMTTTCAEVIKLVLGKYAVVDDPRRFYISEKSLGKGGSYSDLSDTDCPLLLQCSWSDPDKHRFELRCTSDGVIKMLFELEGYEDDLDYRSIPLSPKTPCSEALGIIVKKFKLPGKVSEYYLVEVSEENEDDREEVADHVCPLRLQMAWSAPDHVFRLCRRASEDVKDEDSKDTLDGWTTDATEDISQEQAVHSEASSVRGGEDELETHGGIERDEIVEETSEDLMDGLVRLDSVIEEESEAIASQELETVKQELMIKEEQLRDLRLRSDTLREKELEIESLLQENEKLKRRGEDLGKLQIEIENLRRENEELRIQERTNSELNNKVDVLAEKEREIEELRLQNKQLQRKAQEIEGKFDSEITLRDREIERLYTRNNELYTKEKVLESLQERSNALDSQEKELETLKAVNEEFKTKQLEMASELKEIQEKNEELLIGVAQAEKLKEINRELCQKIDEGEILRQELGKSEAEKKELREKIVVFEREGREAQTAGAEEAERLRKENHALATQCKDAEEMKKNIIKLTAQMRDMETRSQEQADKFDKKLKEFESEKKQLLERIAELEAREENETKAENSDKEMEDLKLENIFLVERTKEINELKSALAKMAAEAKENESFKQKYKELRDVESYLSKQVNAAETIARQKDKKLKEAENKITTLTEAVKDMEAKLEEHEQNRIYLNQLLSMLRDRDPTLLHVINTSLAQNEPEEWC